AGGCATTAGGTGGCCAGCATTGTGATAAGTTCACGTTATGATAAACGCAAGACAACACCCCAAGTAGCTAACCGCCGTTTTCTTCCTGATGTCAGGTAAACACAGAAAGCATCCTGGAGGTCGTGGTAATGCCGGTGGCATGCATCATCACAGAATCAACTTCGACAAATAGTGAGTAACCGGTTCAAatataagtagcctacattgcttAAGTTGTTAACGTAAATTTCAGAGGATAACCCTGATGAGAGAAACACTAGCTGTGATTCTGGAGGTGAAATTTAAATGTCTTATGAGCCAGAAGTATGTGGTCAGACTTTTATTCTCAATTTCCAGCCATCCTGGGTACTTCGGTAAGGTGGGCATGAGACATTACCATGTTAAGaacaacaccacacactgcCCAACCGTCAACCTGGACAAGCTGTGGACGCTGGTGAGCGAACAGACCCGTATCAACTACAGCAAGAAGCCCGATGGCCCTGCTCCCATCATTGATGTGGTCCAAGCTGTAAGTATCTGAATGTCAGCTACATCAGGCTACCACGTACCTACTGATCTGTCCGTCGCAGCGTTGATTTTTGTGATTAGGTCTGACACTTCTGTCTGAACCTCATTTTTTGCCTTTGTATTGTCAACCATCTACTGTGTTGTATGTCCTGTCCcgtgtcttaaagggatagttcgggttttaagacacgaagttatatgggttccctgtcagcaacgttgtgcatcagcactgacttaccccccgacagcgtcctgtgagccgagatccagccggtttttgatcgtttttgatgctgaagaaagtagtctggcaagtttctggggtcacgaaagtaaagtgtttttcttctcaaaaccatatgcgttgaaaagagtgatatattgacagggaacccatataacttcgtgtcttaaaacccaaactatccctttaagcctgTTCCTGGAGTTCCACCTGGGGGTTTACTTTTCTCTTCACCCTCATTATCGTTATTGAGAAATAATTAGATTAGATGTCCCACAATCTCTGGTTGATGTTGTGGTGTTTTGCATGGGTGATAAGGTTGTTAGATGTTATTGATCCAAGTTTGGGCCTTAACGTGCACTACTTTCGGGTCACCATAGCATGCTTTCACTTAACTGCCCTACTTTCATGATCTAATTCCACTGTGGCTTGAACTGTTAACATTTCCCATAAATTTCACCCATAAGCCAGATATCcttaactttttgtgagtagtgtatgttgCTGCTTACTTGAGTTAACTCCAGTACCATAAAATATTCAACATATTGCGTTGCTATGTTTAGATGAACTAGAGACAGATTTTTCACCAACCACGGCTTTGTTGCATTGTTACTGTTTAGCCCTTGATATATCAAATGTGCTTTGCTTCAAGGAGGTGGATTTTGGCGAGTGATGTATCCATAAATATATGGATATTTAATTTTTTCCCTATTGGCTTCATTATGCGTGTTGATGCTTCAGAGCTTTTGccagttattttatttatttctcccaAGTTGCTACTCAGTGAGTGATTCTGAGGTGTTCTTGGCTAAAGTGATGACAGGAAAAAAATTAACTCGTTAACTGTGATTGCAGACCTACATTGTCGTGTAGATGCCTAGTGTCACCTGAAGTTCACTGAGAGGTTGACATCAGCCTACCAACtacgtgtccgtgtgtgtagtTGGGTTTTAGTGGATGTTTAAAAGCAAATTGACCACACACTGAAACTTAACAGTACCTTTGGCAATGGATATGTGTAAATGACCAATATGTGCAATTTGCCATGACCGCCAGTGACTAGGTCTATAATATAAAGACTGTTGTCTAGCTTCTTGTGACCCACTGAGCTTGAATATTCAGTACAGGATTACCAAACATTCAATTTGTCCAGCTCCATGTATAACTATAGGTTCTACATGGAGAAAATAGGTGATGAGGTAGGGGAAATGGTGGAATGAGGTTGCCTTGTGACTACCTTGGGGGTTGACCAGCAAACGACCCTGGTTGCTGTACACTATTTGCACTGTACTGTCAATGTGCATGTCATGTAATTCGTTTCCACACAGGAAGATTGCTGTAATGGTGTCTGCACCGAACATATAATATTCCAAGTATGATTGGAGTTGTCGTTTGCTTTTTAGTTCATAGAGGTTGCATTGGATGCTAATGTTaagttctcgctctctctctacaggGCTACTTCAAAGTGCTGGGCAAAGGCAAGCTCCCCAAGCAGCCAGTCATCGTCAAGGCAAAGTTCTTCAGCCGCAGGGCTGAGGAGAAGATCAAAGAAGTTGGGGGCGCTTGTGTGCTGACTGCATAAGCACTCGctgccttttttgtttttcaggaataaaaaaacattgaaaaaagaaattactgtgtgtgtgtgtttactcttaTAAACTAGGCTTGTGCACCGTTGACTGATGTAATGGCCCTTTAGGACTGCATGCATACAGCACTAAAGAAAATGACATTAAACAAGTTTCACTGAGATGTTGACTTCTAAAAAAGTTGAAGCGTCAGTCAATGTATTCTGCATGGCTGTTGCTTCTGATGTGAGATCTTTTTGCCAGGACTCTAGAATGAGAGATGTTGCATATTTGTGCAGTGTATTGTAGATTCTTTGAAGGCCCACAAGGATCAACATTGGCCAGATACTAACTACCTATGGTCAGGTTTCCCACGAGTCTTGGAATTTATGGAATATAATTGAATTTTGATGACATCTATTCCAGACGTAGAAAGTCAGGACATTACCATTTTGAACAAAGTCATGTAATACCAGGGAATTTTTACGTAGCAGTTTAAACTTCACTTATCAAAATACAGTTGTACAAATTTCCATGCAGAGTTAGTGCGCATCTGGATCATAGCTTCGCTGCTTGCTTGAACAGTTGTAAGACTCAACTATATTCAATATCCATTTGTTCATCTCCCGCTCTAAAAAAAGATTCTTGAGCAGTATGCGGCTGCTCTGAAATCTTTGGTCAGTATATTGTACCATTCATTACATGGGTCATGGAAGTTCATGTTCCTTGTCAGGGAAGTCATGTAATTGTACATTTGATTTCAAGTGGGAACCTTGCATGATTTGCCAGGCCCCATGACATCAGCCTTCAATGATCTAATCTGTGTTTACACATTGTTGACATTGTGCCCGTAACTTTCCAAACTTTTCTAAAGTTTGGCAAAACACAGGCGCACCATGATGGTATTCTTTTATTTCCCCTCCTACGATGATCGCCTAAAGTGTTCACCTACTCCTGACAGGAAATGGCCCTGCTGTGTTATTTGTTCAGCATTCCTTTTATTGATTAGGCACAAACGCTTCATGATGTTTGCCTCTTACGCACAACAGCAGCGATCCACATATGCTTGCAGAATATTTTTATTGTAAAAATCTTGTAATCAACAAATAGCTTTCACTGCCTCTGAAAAAAATGAGTTCAAATTATTTCTTTTGAGTGTGTTGTAATGTTGATATATCAAGACATTAGATGCCTCTGAATCCATCCAACAAACCCTCAGTTGAGTCTCCATATTCCAATGTAAATAAAGGGAGCAAACATCTGATACCTTCTGATGAAATGCTTCTGATCTTTCTCCCACATCTAAAATATGTGAGAACAAAAGTTTGAACCCTTACAGATCATGTTGCCATCCTAAACCTTTGGTAGTTTTTATTGTTACCAAACTTattcaagataaaaaaaaaaatcatttacaGTTTCCAAATCAGTATAGACACTGTACAAGTATTGTGTGAAAGATAACATTTACAAAAGTAATCCAAATGCAGATGAAGTTGAACAATGTTCTTGAAGTCAGTTCTTTTTCTGCAGGAACTTAATTTTACTTCCTGTGGAttaagaaaagaagaaaagatgcACATAACAAATGGCTATTAGAAATGTATAACTTTAAGGGTCATCCATAGGTTCTCTATGATGGTTGGTTTGTATATAAAACCAATTTAATGATGGATAGATAGAATTCAAGAGGGGAAAAAGGATTCTCCTTGATTACTGCTAATCGAGAGTTATTTGAAAATGTGGAAACATGAAGACCGCCTTCAAGAAAGACACGTTGAGAGCTCACTTTATATACCCTTGTGTAGTTTCCTGAAGTGGTTTACTAACTCACCCAATCCTCTGAAGAACCTGTTGACTCCACCTTGCTCTGTCTCAGGGAGTTCATCAAGATACTGTTCCACACGGACCTCAAACAGACCTGCAGGAGTGCAGACCACTCAAAATATTAGACCTTGAATGTGAAGCAATGTGTTTCAAATACACAGGCTACAAGCTGAGATCATTGTATCTTTCTAGGctttaaactttaaaaaaaaaaaaaaaaactttgtttagtctccactaggtggcagccACATGCCATAGTTTCAAGACAACTTTTTAGGACCATTTTGATACAATCAACAGCTGATAAAATTGATAGCATTTTTGAAAAAATTGAAACAGGTATAGAAAAAAAGTCGACAGTATTcattaattatttattaatcTATTGCCAAATTCAGATACAGggtaaaacaaaagaaatgtgtCAAGTAAGGATGTCAAGTAAGTAATAATCTTCTGGTTTGCCTGGCTTGGGAAATTTAAAGCAACCTGGTTAGAATCAGCAGACCCACCATGTGGTTCAAGTACACAATTCAAATATGTAAACAATGGATAAACAAAACCAGCGGATACCCACACCATGAAATTAATTTTAGAATTCCAGAGGCTGACAAGTAGCAAAGAGTCAGGCTTTTGAGTCCAGTCCACTTAACCTGGTCATTTACAGTTTACATGAATAccatcacagacagacagcagttaAATTGGCTTCAGGTTATCTTGGAGTATTGactaaggtcaaaggtcataggTGACACAGGTGTGTCTAACCTTTTGCACGGCTGGTGCGGAGCTCCTGGTCCTGGATGAAGCCATGGAACATCTGTGACTCCATGAAGACGCCCAGGAATCGCCGGACGCTGCGTGAAGCCACAGCCTTGCGGAAAGCGTCTCGCTGGAAGACACGTTCGCCGCCGGCCGCGTGCGTCATGAAGAGTGGAAAGTGGCCCACCGTCTCCAGGAAGAAGCGGATGAACGCCTCCGACACCACACTGTTCAGGGAATGGCTGTCTGCAGGACAGAGCATCAGCTCAACACACGACACTGGTCACTCAATGGAACTATGGACCCTTTCAATCTGTCCCTACAGGAATTAGcccatttcacaagatgtcgccagtgcgtaaactaacttcctctggaacagctcagtctacaggggagacagaaacaggaagatgttttaccctgccaattaaggcatcattaacatcaactaccaccacctggacactgtgaaatgggCTAATTCTAGTTTAAACTATATAAAAATCAACAaagatactttgaaatgaaaaggaATCGGACTTAGTGCAGTGCTCTACACAATTTTCTGTTTTCCCCAAGTTACCATTAGTTCAAGTTACCATTAGTTCAATGTTGTTTTATGTGCCACTAGAAATGCCTTAGGAATgcaaatgtttgtttattttaaagagTCTATAGATTTAAACCAGTTAATATGACAGACTgtgatttttctctctgacaTCATAACAGTCTGACGGGCATTATCTGAAAACATTACGGGTGTATTCAAATACATTGGGAGCTAGAATATGTACTGTGTAGATGcctattgttttgttgttgttgttgttgttgttgttgttgttgttttgtctttcAAATCTCTGACGTGTCCCCGATTAAAACTTCTTTGAGTGTGCATAAGtttctttttcactttcctctctctgggAGGTAGAACAACCACCGAGATCTGCTGCTGCGGAGGCAActtggaataataataaaacaaaaacgaCCGTCCCAGGGCCTTCAACTGAACAAGGTCAGAAGTCCCAGTATGTGgtctaaaaatgaaataagcaACCAATATCTCCTCATTCTACACAGTCAGATAATTCGGCTGTGGCAGATTGAGTTAAGACAGACATGTGATTGGGTTCTGACAAGCAGTGTTGTATTTGTGCCGTCACGGACGGTTGTCTTACCATCCTCAGACTCGCTGTCAGAATCCTGGCCGATGAGGTCATCCCTCTGCTCTAGAGCCTGCTCCAGAGCAGCTTGGAGTTTCCTTGGCAACAGTGTTGCTTCGTCATCTATCTAATGAAAAccacagaagaggaggaaaactGGGTTACCATGGTTTTCCCAGACAGAGTGTTTTGGGATAACAGAGTACAAACTATTTCCTTTCTGAGCAGTGTTTCCTTTGTAGCGTCCAAAAGACAAGTGAGAACTCGAGCATCTTGTCAATTAATAACACAGTTACAAGTTAGCCATTGTGAAGATAAAATAACTACTCAGAGAAATGTTTTTAAATTATGTCTAAAAAGGATATACTTCAACTTCAAAGGTGACTAAAGTGTTAAATATGTGATGGAACATGTCGTTCGGTGTGGTCTTTACCTGTCTAATAAACCGGTCTGATCGCAAGTCCACCATCAAAGTCTGTAACCAAACAAGGAAAAGGAGAAATCTGACATTGGGCACTCACACATGGAATGGATTACGCACATTTTACAACCCTGAAAAAGTTGATAAGACGCACAAATATGGTTTTACAgtcttcacatttctgaaattgattaacaatgacaacaaaagAAAGAGGATGACAGACATCAGATTAGTGGAATTACATCCAGAACATTAGATTTCGTCTGCACACATAACTGCACAAAGAGCCAGCGCTCACTGGCTGTGAAAGCACATACTCAAGGCATTACTGAAGGGTTAAACTCAAAGGACTCGTTTAACGCTGGATGTCATCCACAGAGCCACGTTAGCTAACAGCTGTGAGCTGTGGCGCTGAAAGCCGCTGAACATCCCATCTCCCCTCCTCAGACAGCATGCCATGCAAACTTGTTTATTGGGGTCCACAAGTGAGCAGTTCAACAACCTCGCGAGGCACTTTGTTTCTGCTGGAAATAAAATTAATTTCCGGAACAAACACTCTCCGGGACGTGCTGGAACGTCGCCCGCCTCCAGCTTATTTTggaagttgtgttgttttcccaAACGCTTCagcaccccctccaccacccccccgcaTCCCCTGGAGGTGGGGTatgtgggggggaggagggatatGGGGGTCACGCTGGTGCCGGCCCTCAGTGTCC
This sequence is a window from Sardina pilchardus chromosome 10, fSarPil1.1, whole genome shotgun sequence. Protein-coding genes within it:
- the LOC134094027 gene encoding large ribosomal subunit protein uL15-like, producing the protein MPTKKTKTRKLRGHVSHGHGRIGKHRKHPGGRGNAGGMHHHRINFDKYHPGYFGKVGMRHYHVKNNTTHCPTVNLDKLWTLVSEQTRINYSKKPDGPAPIIDVVQAGYFKVLGKGKLPKQPVIVKAKFFSRRAEEKIKEVGGACVLTA